A portion of the Archocentrus centrarchus isolate MPI-CPG fArcCen1 chromosome 19, fArcCen1, whole genome shotgun sequence genome contains these proteins:
- the kcnj16a gene encoding inward rectifier potassium channel 16, with protein MHHRLYTSVNRTDEITGKAEKEPQPNKYRYVRKEGSCNVVFRHVPEEWLLFVTDIFTTLVEIRWRVMFLIFALSYILSWLFFGILFWVIALAHGDIKDPNTNPCVFEVRSFTAAFLFSLETQTTIGYGFRGMSENCIIAIITVTIQDVMSCFIDTFVIGIAVAKMASARKRAQTVGFSNRAAINLRNGHLYLSWRVGDFRRHHMVEGTATAQIVRTMMHTTGKVDVTYEDLVIQQKDIILVTPTTIYHKIEPGSPLYNMSYADLREATFELVVSFTYTDDSTGILHQTRTSYTPEEILWGQLFQEMIRVGRKSYRVDYNLFHRTEKVHIPLVSAKESEEKKQLHLARHSPQHSLRSSPRLSPQSPRQNHHDKHLKLPTVKVELVSDSRPEPTVSSSQADNSRAQETLAQLNDHTSEEN; from the coding sequence ATGCATCATAGACTATATACATCTGTGAACCGCACTGATGAAATCACTGGGAAGGCTGAAAAGGAACCCCAGCCGAACAAATACCGTTACGTACGTAAAGAAGGTAGCTGTAACGTCGTTTTCCGCCATGTTCCTGAGGAGTGGCTACTCTTTGTGACTGACATCTTTACCACCTTGGTGGAAATCAGATGGAGGGTGATGTTCCTGATCTTTGCACTCTCTTACATTCTATCCTGGCTCTTTTTTGGCATCCTCTTCTGGGTCATAGCTCTTGCTCATGGAGACATCAAGGATCCTAACACTAATCCCTGTGTGTTTGAGGTGCGCAGCTTCACAGCTGCTTTCCTCTTCTCGCTTGAAACTCAAACCACCATTGGTTATGGTTTCAGAGGAATGTCTGAGAACTGCATAATCGCCATCATCACTGTCACCATACAAGATGTCATGAGCTGCTTCATTGACACGTTTGTCATTGGGATTGCTGTCGCCAAAATGGCCTCAGCCAGAAAGAGAGCACAGACGGTGGGCTTCAGCAACCGTGCTGCCATCAACCTTCGCAATGGTCATCTATATCTTTCCTGGAGAGTTGGGGACTTCCGCAGACACCATATGGTGGAGGGGACAGCTACTGCCCAGATAGTCCGCACTATGATGCACACCACAGGGAAAGTTGATGTGACTTATGAAGACTTGGTCATCCAGCAGAAGGACATCATCCTCGTCACACCAACCACCATCTATCACAAGATTGAACCCGGCAGCCCCCTGTACAACATGAGCTATGCAGATTTGAGGGAAGCAACCTTTGAACTGGTAGTGTCATTTACCTACACGGACGACTCTACAGGTATTCTGCATCAGACCCGAACCTCTTACACTCCGGAAGAAATCCTCTGGGGTCAGCTGTTCCAGGAGATGATCAGGGTTGGCAGGAAGAGCTACAGGGTGGATTACAATTTGTTCCATCGCACTGAAAAGGTGCACATCCCCCTGGTCAGCGCTAAGGAGTCTGAAGAGAAGAAGCAACTGCATCTCGCACGACACTCGCCTCAGCATTCACTCAGATCTTCCCCACGGCTCTCTCCACAATCACCACGTCAGAATCATCATGATAAACATTTGAAACTCCCAACAGTAAAGGTGGAGCTTGTGAGTGACAGCCGACCTGAACCAACTGTTTCATCATCTCAAGCAGACAACAGTCGCGCTCAAGAAACTCTGGCTCAGCTGAATGACCACACAAGTGAAGAAAattga